The DNA sequence CGATCTCGGCGCGTCGCGCCTCGGGTGTGAGTCTGCGTGCCATCGTGCCTCCCTCGTCCGGATCGGGATTTTGCGTCTCCTCACCGTATCGCGTATAGTCCCGCTATCTTACAGCTGTTAGATAACGGGGTTCGACATCTCGTCTCGACAGCCACCACCCACCGCACGGGACATCGCCGTCCCGAGCTCTCACCCGAAGGGCAGCGCACGTGTCAAGCAATGAAGCAGCACCTGCATCCACCACTGAGGCTCCTGCCGTGAAGCCGGGCAGGCCGAACCGACCCGCGTACCTGACCACTCGCCTGGAGCGCACCTCGTACAACTCGTTCTGGTTCGGCCAGAACCTGACGTTCATCCTGGTGTCGACGTTCCTCGCCGTCTTCTACACGACCTCCCTCGGCATCCCCGCCGTCGTGGTCGGCACGATCTTCCTCGTCGCCCGACTCTGGGACGCCGCGGTCGACCCGATCCTCGCCACGGTCATCGAGCGCACCAGGCTGCGCGGCGGCAAGTTCAAGCCGTGGGTCAAACTGGCCGCGATCACCGTGCCCGTCATGACGGTGCTGTGCTTCGGCTTCCAGGACCAGCTCGGCCACGCCGACCTCGGCGTGCGGATCGCCTACGGCTTCGTGACCTACCTGATCTGGGGAACGATCTTCGCGGCCTCCGACGGACCGGGCTACGCCCTCTCGACGGTGATGACACCGGAGCCGTCCGAGCGCAACCTGATCCTGACCAACAACCACGTCACCGGCCTGCTCGGCATCCTGGTCGGCATCGCGATCATCCCGCAGCTGCAGACCGTCACGCACGGCAACTGGTTCATCACCTCGGCCATCATCTCCGGGCTCGCCCTGCTGGCGATGCTGCCGATCCGGGTCGCCAAGGAGCGCGTGCAGCTGCCGCGCACCGAACGTCCGACCATCCGTCAGATCTGGAAGTCCGCCGGCAGCAACAAGTACCTGGTGCTCGCCGTCGTGATCGGCCTGATCGTCAACGGGACGAACTTCGCGCTCACCCTGTCGCCGTTCATCGCCTCCGACATCTACGGCAACCCGGGCGCCGCGACCGTCCTGCTGATGGCGTCCGCCCTTCCGATCGTGTTCATCGCCCCGTTCGGCGCGCGGCTGATCCGCCGCTTCGGCAAGATCCCGATCCTGGCGTTCTCCTACATCGTCAGCGCGGTGCTGGCGCTCGCGATGTTCTTCTTCGCCCGCCACGACTTCACGCTCCTGGCGATCCTCTCGGTGCTCCGCGGAGTGGTCACGGCGCCGCAGCTGTTCATCGTGCCGCTGATGTTCTCCGACTCGGTGGAGTACGACACTTACCGTCAGGGCCGCCGGTTCGAGGCGGTCACCTTCGCCGCGCAGACGATGATGACGAAGGCCTCGCAGGCCATCGGCGGCGGGCTCGCCCTGTGGATCATCGGCCTCGCCGGCTACGTGTCCACCACCGGCGCGGCGGTCCACCAGAGCACGGGCGCGCTCGACGCCATGTGGGCGACCTACAACCTGGGCGCGGCGATCGGCTGCGTGCTGGCGGTCGTCATCCTGCTCTGCTTCTACGACCTCACGGAGAAGAAGCTGCAGGTGATGGTCGAGGCCAACCGCAACCGCGAGTCCGTGATCGAGCAGTAAGGGAATGCAGATGAGCTCCACGACCACCCTCCCCACCGTCGTCCCGGCCGTCGCAGCTGTGATCCCGGCCGTCGCCTCGGCGGTCGCCGGCGACGGCACCATCCGCGTCGCCTCCGGCGACCTGATCGCCGGACCGGCCGAGCTCGCGACGGTGCTCCTGCGGTTCGCCGACGACCTCGCGACGGACGCGCGGATCGGGCTGCGCCTCGAGACGGAGGCCGGCCCGCATGTCGACGCCGCCGCCACGATCGTCGTCGGATTCGCCGACCACGATCTCGACGACGTCGCACCCGCCGCAGGCCTCCGCGCCGACGGCGCCGACCCCGCCGACGCGGACGAGCGCTACGGCATCGAGACCGCCGACGGCAGGGTGCGCGTCTGGGCGCGCACCACGGAGGGCGCGCACCGCGCCCTGACCACCTTGCGGCAGCAGCTCGTGGCGCTGTCAGCCGACGGAGCAGCCGACCTCCCGGCCGGTCGCGTCGTCGACGGCCCGCTGTTCGCCTGGCGCGGCCTGTCGCTCGACGTGGGGCGCACCTTCCACGACATCGAGACGATCGAGCGGGTCATCGACATGTGCTCGCTCTACAAGCTCAACGTGCTGCACCTGCACCTCACCGAGGACGCCGGCTGGCGGTTCGAGGTGCCGGGCTGGCCGCTGCTGGCGGAGGTCGGGGGCGCCGGAGCGCTCGGTGGTCGCCCCGGCGGCCACTACAGCCCCGCCGACCTCGCCGCACTCGGACGGTACGCCGCCGACCGGTTCGTGACGCTGGTGCCGGAAGTCGACCTCCCCGGTCACACCCAGGCGGCGTTCCGGTCGTACCCCGAGCTGGCGCCTGCGTCAGCACCCGAAGCGGAGGCCGCGGCTTCCCTCGGTGTCGCGATCGGCACGCTCGACCTCGACCGCGGCCCCACCCGGCGGTTCGTGCAGGATGCCCTCGCCGCCGCCGCGGAACAGTTCCCGGCCAGCGCCTACCTCCACATCGGCGGGGACGAGGCGTTCGGGATGCCGGACGCCGACCACGCGGCCTTCGTGGACTTCGCCGTCGCGACTGTGCGGGAGCTCGGCCGCCGCGCGATCGGTTGGCAGGAAGTGGCCCGGGCGGATGTCGGCCCCGACGAGGTCGTCCAGTACTGGGTCGAGCCCCGCGAGATGGCCGCGATGATGGAGTCTGAGGCGTTCTCCTCGATGATCCCCGCCGAGGTCCTCCCGCTGCTGACCGAGACGATGCGGAAGTCGTTCGACGACATCCCGGCCGCGACCGCCAAGGGCGCCCGCGTGCTCGTGTCGGTCGGGAGGCACCTCTACCTCGACCGCCCGCATCCCGAACCAACCGGCGACGATGCGCAGGAGGCCCTGCGCTCTCGCGTCGGCCTCCCGATGGTCCCGCCGGCGAGCCTCCGCGACGGCGTCGAGTGGGACCCCCTCGAGGTGACGCCCGGCATCGACTCGCTCGAGGCCCTCGCCGGAGTGGAGGCCGCCGTCTGGGGCGAGACCGTCACCGGCCGCGACGACCTCGAGTTCCTGCTCCTCCCCCGCCTCGCGGGCGTCGGAGAGCGCGCCTGGTCCGCCGCCCCGACCGAGTGGGACGAGTACGCAGGCCGTCTGGCCCACGGGCCGCGCGTCTGGGACCGCCGCGGCTGGACCTGGTACCGCCCCGGGTCCATCGACTGGGCCGACTGAGCCCGCCCCTCCTCTCCATCGAACCCGAACCACGCACCAAAGGAACCACCATGTCTGAGACCTTCAGCGCCTCCGTCGCCGTCGAGCGGATGGCCATCGAACTCGCCTCGCAGCCCGTCTGCTGGGCCCGCGCCGCCACCATGACCGATGCCCAGCGCAGTCTTCCCGCCCGCGGCGAGCGCATCGCCGTGATCGGCTGCGGCACCTCCTGGTTCATGGCCCAGTCGTACGCCTGGCTGCGCGAGTCGCGCGGCTTCGGCGAGACCGACGCGTTCGCCGCCTCGGAGTCGTTCGTCGACCGTGGCTACGACGCTGTCGTCGCCCTCACCCGCTCCGGCACGACCACCGAGGTGCTCGAGCTCGCGGACCGGCTCCGCGGGCGCGTCCGGACGATCGGCGTGATCGGCGACCCCGGCTCCCCTCTGGTCGACCTCGTCGATGAGGCGATCACGCTGCCGTTCGCAGACGAGGAGTCCGTCGTCCAGACCCGCTTCGCGACCACGGCGCTGGCGCTGTTCCGCGCCTCCCTCGGCGAAGACCTGGCGCCCGCCATCGCCGACGCCCAGCGGGCGGTCGCCGAGGAGCTCGACCCCGAACTGGTCGCCGCCGAGCAGTACACCTTCCTCGGCCGCGGCTGGAGCGTGGGCCTCGCCCACGAAGCCGCCCTGAAGATGCGGGAGGCCTCCCAGTCCTGGACCGAGTCCTACCCGTCGATGGAGTACCGGCACGGCCCGATCTCGATCGCAGCGCCCGGACGGGTGACCTGGCAGTTCGGCGCCGCCCCCGCGGGCCTGGCCGACGACGTCGCCGTCACAGGCGCGCGCTTCGAGGCGGGGCAGCTCGACCCGATGGCCGAGCTGGTCCGCGCGCAGCGCGTCGCGCTCGCCCGCGCCCGCGCGAAGGGCCTGAACCCGGACCAGCCGCGCAACCTGGCCCGCTCGGTCATCCTGGCCGGGTGATCCCGTGACCTCCGCGAGCACGCCCTCCGTGCCCGGCATCGGCGGCGGCGCGGCCGTCCTGGCGTTCGATGTCGGTGGGACGGACATCAAGGCCGCGATCTTCGACGGTGACGGCGTCGCGCACGGCCTGCGACGCACCGCGACTCCGAGAGCGGGCGCCGACACCCCGATGGCGCTGGCCCAGCGCCTCGCGAGCCTGAGCGCCGAACTGCGCGCGGCAGCGCCCGCGGTCATCCCTGTCGCCGCCGGCGTGCTGGTCCCCGGCATCGTCGACGCCGACCGCGGGATCGCCGTCACCTCGGCCAACCTCGGCTGGCGCAACGCACCCATCAAGAAACTGATGGGCTCGACGCTCGGCATCCCCGTCGGCTTCGACCACGATGTCCATGCAGCGGGCCTGGCCGAGCACCGCCTGGGCGCCGCGCGGGGTTACGACGATGTCGTCGTGCTCGTGATCGGCACCGGCATCTCCGGCTCTCTCGTCCTCGGCGGCCGCGTGCACCGCGCAGGCGGCTTCGCCGGGGAGATCGGCCACTCGCCGGTCGCGGACGGACCGGCCTGCTCCTGCGGAGCATCGGGTTGCCTGGAGGCCGTCGCCTCCGCCGGCGCGATCGTGCGCAGCTACGCCCAGCTCAGCGGCGACGCCGGGGTCCTCGGCGCGAGCGACGTGCTGGACCGGGTGCGGCTCGGCGACCCGCACGCGGTGCAGGTCTGGGAGACCGCGCTGGACGCTCTCGCGCTCTCGCTGACCCAGCTCACAGCGTTCCTCGCGCCGCGGGCGATCGTGATCGGCGGTGGGCTCTCGCGCGCGGGAGCCGATCTGTTCGGCCCGCTGCGCAGCCGCGTGGACGCCCGGCTGAGCTTCCACCACCGGCCCGCGATCGTGCCCGCCCAGCTGCAGGGCAACGCCGGGCTGCTCGGCGCCGGGCTCATCGCCCGCGACAGCCTCCCGGCTCACGCGCGTGCCCACGCCGCACCGCCCTGGAGCCACGGATGATCCTCACCGTCACACCGAACCCCGCCCTCGACCTGACCTGGCACATCGACCGGCTCCGACCGCACACCACGCACCGCGCGGATGCCGCCCTCGCCCGCGCGGGCGGCAAAGGCCTCAACGTCGCGCGGGTCGCCGCCCAGCAGGGCCTAGACGTCGTCGCGGTCACGACCGCGGGCGGCCCGGTCGGCGCGGAGTTCGCCGCCGAACTGGTCGCGAGCGGACTCCCGCACCTCCTCGTCCCGGTGGCGGGCGCCACGCGCCGGACCGCGGCGTTCGTCGACGCGGCCACCGGCGACGCCACGATCGTCAACGAGCGCGGCGTCAACCCGACAGCTGCCGAGTGGGACGCTCTGCTCCGGACGGTCCGCGATGAGCTGCACCGCGTCACCGTGCTCGTCGTCTCCGGCAGCATTCCCGCGGGAGCGCCCTCCACCTTCGTCTCCGCGCTCGTGTGTTTGGCGCGCGAGTACGGCATCCCGAGTGTGGTCGACGTCTCCGGCCCGGGGCTGCTGCGAGCAGCCGACGCCGGCGCCGACGTTCTCAAGCCCAACCGGCAGGAGCTGGCCGAGGCCACCGGGATCGAGGACCCGATCGCCGCATCCCGGTCGTTGCTGCGGCGCGGTGCACGGCTGGTCCTGGCATCTCTCGGCTCCGAGGGGATGCTCGCGGTCACCCCGGACGCCGCCTGGCACGCACGGCTGCCGGAGCGTCTCGCCGGCAACCCTACCGGTGCCGGCGACGCCGCCGTGGCCGCGGTCGCAGCGCACCTGCACCGCGCCAACCGCGACCCGCAGAGCATCCTCCGCACCGCCGTCGCGTGGTCTGCTGCCGCCGTGCTCATGCCGGCCGCGGGCGAGATCTCCCCCCTTCACCCCGACCTCCGGCGACGCGTCGTCGTGGAGGCCGCCGACCGTCAGGATTCCGCATGACCCTCGCCAGCACCGCCGACCTCGTCCACAACGCCGCCCGGATCGGAACGGGCATCGCCGCGTTCAACGTCGTCCACCTGGAGACCGCCGAAGCGCTGGTCGCCGCCTCCGAGTCCTCCGGCCGGCCGATCATCCTCCAGATCTCGCAGAACTGCGCCGACTACCACGGCGGGTTGGAGCCGATCGGGCTCGCCGCCCTCGCCCTCGCGCGGTCGGCCGGCACACCCGTCGCCGTGCACCTCGACCACGCCGAGCGCGAGGACATCGTCGCGGAGGCGATCGACCTCGGCTTCGGCTCGGTCATGTTCGACGGCGGGGCGCTGCCGTACGACGAGAACGTTGAGCTGACCGCTCGGGTGGCCGCACAGGCTCACGCGGCGGGAGTCTTCGTCGAAGGCGAGCTCGGAAGGGTCGGCGGAAAGGACGGCGCTCACGCCCCCGGCGTGCGCACGGACCCGGAAGAGGCCATCGAGTTCGTACGCGCGACCGGTGTGGACGCGCTCGCGGTCGCCGTCGGCTCATCGCACGCGATGACCGACCGCACCGCACGCCTCGACCTCGACCTGATCACCCTGTTGCGCGACGCACTCGACGTGCCCCTCGTCCTCCACGGCTCGTCCGGAGTCCCCGACACCGAACTCCGCGCCGGCATCCGCGCGGGCATGACGAAGATCAACATCTCCACCCACCTCAACGGCGTCTTCACCCGCGCCGTGCACAGCTGGATGGGCGCCCACCCCGAGGTCGTCGACTCGCGACGCTACGTCGGAGAAGGCCGCGACGCGCTCGTCCCGGAGGCCGCGCGCCTGCTCGACCTGATCGGCGCGGCGCAGACGCAAACGTCGCCGATGCTGATGCGCTGATGCGAAGGGGTGATACCGAAGCGTCCGTCCCCCTGCCGTTGAGTCTCCTCGCAAAGGCCAGCCGACCGGATGTCCGGTCGGATGCCCGCGTTCGGGGGATGCAGTTCAGCTCTGCCGGCCCAGCGCCGCGAGGTGCTCGCGGATGCCCCGGAAGTGCGCGTTCAACCGCTCGGCCGTCAGCACTTTGTCGCCGCTGCGGACCGCGTCGAGGATGAGGCGGTGCGCGTGCGCGTTCTCGATGAGGCCGTGCTGTTCGACGCCGGCCTCCTCGTGGATCTGGCGGTAGACGTTCCAGAAGACCTCGAGCAGGTTCGACAGCAGTTCGTTGTGCAGCGGGACATAGAGCAGGCGGTGGAAGTCCTGATCCTCGTCGATGAAGTGCTTCCCCTGCGCGGCGAGCGCCTCCATCGCCTCGACCCTGCTCTCCAGGGCGAGGAGGTCGTGCTCCGTCATGGCGTCGATCGCCAGGCCGATGAGACCGGACTCCAGAGCCTGCCGCACGTCCACCAGCTCCAGCGCTTCGGCGCCACCGTGGCGCAGGGAAAGCCGTCCGCGGAACGCGAGGCTGGCGCCGAGCGACTCGAAGCTGGTCGCCGCGACGAACGTGCCGAAGCCGTGGCGGATCTCCACGACGCCGAGCGCCTGCAGGACCTTGAGCGCCTCGCGCACGGTGTTCCGGCCGACGCCCAGCGCGGAGCACAGCTCGTTCTCGGTCGGCATGGGGTCCCCGACGTCGAGATTCCGGCTGAGGATCAGGTCCATGATGTCGTTCTGGAGGGTGCGCATCCGCTCCTGTGCCCCGAATCGGGCCAGTCTCGTCGCAGTCAGTTCGGTGGTCACCGTTCCCCCTCCAGGTTCGTGTCGTTGTTCAATGTAATGGGTCTGCCGCCGCGGGCCGCGGCATAGCACGCCTCGGTCACCGCGAGGCTCGCGCGCGCGTCGCTCAGGCTGTAGCGCGGCTTGGTCCCGGCGGCGAGCGCGCCGATCAGCTCGTCGAGGAATCGTTCGACGGCGATGACCGAGCTCGGGCCGCCGACGGGTCGCGCCGTCTGTTTGCCGTCTGTTCCGAACACGGAGATCGCCGGCTTGTCGTCGTCGGCGATCGCGTGCCCGTGCGACCCGAGCAGTCTGATGGAGGAGGACACCGGCCCGTGCCCGGGAGCGGCCGCGACACGGCCCACGGTCACCGTCGCGGTGACGCCGTTCTCGAGCAGCAGGGAGACGACCGCGGAGTCCTCGACGCCCGTTCGGCGGTGCGCCTCCTGGAACAGCGTCGCCGTCTCGGCGTACGCTTCGACCACCTCCAGGCCGGTCAGGTACCGGATGTAGTCGACCGGGTAGAGGAGGAAGTTCAGCAGCTCGCCGCCGCCGGAAAGCGCCGGGTCCGTGACGAGCTCCGGCCGCTCCACGGATGTCGAGAAGTGGGCACCCGAAGCGAACCACTCGACGTCGACGTGGAGCGGCAGGCCCAGGTGGCCCGCATCGACCCAGCTGCGCAGCCGTTCGACTGCGGGCGAGCGGAGTCGGTTGACCACGGAGACCGTACGGCCCGAGCGCTTCTGCGCGGCGAGGATGCGGTCGGTCTCCGCGACGGTCACGGCGACCGGCTTGTCCACGAGGACGTCGGCTCCGGCCTCGAGTGCCGCGATCGCCAGTTCAGCGTGACGCGTGGGCTCGCCGCACACCACGACGAGGTCGCATGTACCGGGCGCGAGCAACTCGGCAGCACTGAGGAACGGGAGCCCGTTGCGGTGCGCGGCCTCCCTCGAGTCGGCGAGCATCCAATCCGACGCCGACTCGTCTTCGGCGACACCCACGACCGTGGTCCGCGGATCGGAGAGGAACGTCGGCAGGTAGGACTCGGCATGCCGGACGGCGGAGAGGAACCCGACGCGGATCATGCGGCCACCTCGTCGGGGATATCGACGGGCAGGCCGGTGTCGAGCGAGCGCTGGGCCGCGATGGCCGCGGCGAGCGCAGCCCGCACCTGACCGTTCCGCACGATCGGCTCCGCGCCGCCGACGACATCGACCCAGTGGCCGAGCTGCGCTGCCATCGCGCCCTCGACCGAGGGCAGCGGGACGGCAGCTCCGGCGGAGTGCAGGACGGGGTCGTCATCGGTCGAGTGGGCGACAGTCCCGTCCGTCCCGGCGACGACGATGCGGCGGAACATGTCCCGCGGCTGGGCGAGCGCATAGGAGATCTCGAGGGTGGCGAGTGCGTCGTCCTCGAAGCGGACGATCAGCTGGAACGAGTCGTGGACCGGCATCCCCGACGCGAAGCTCGGGAACGACCGGGCGAACACGCGCACCGGCGCGGCGCCGAGAAGCCAGGTCGCGACATCGAGCAGGTGCGTGCCGTTGTGGACGGGATGTCCTCCCGACTTCGCGCGGTCGAGCTGCCAGCCGCGCCAGCCTCCCGGCCAGACGTAGCCGGTGTACCAGCTGACGTGGGCGAGGCGCGGACGCCCCACCGCGCCGTCGCCGATCGCGGCGGCGAGCGCGGCGACGGCCGGCTGGAACCGCACGGTCTGACCGACCATCAGAGTTGTTCCTGCCCGCTCTGTGGCGCGCACCATGGCGTCGAAGTCGGCCAGGCTCAAGGCCGCAGGCTTCTCGACATGGACGTGCTTCCCCGCCTTGCCCGCCGCGATGGTGAATGGCGCGTGTGCGGGCGTCGCGTTGCAGACGTCGACGGCGACCACGGTCGGATCCGCGAGGATGCGGGGGTAGTCGTCCGTCGCTACGGCGCCGGGCGCGAGCGCGGCGATGCGGCGTGCGCGATCGAGGTCGGACCCGTGCACGTACGCCACCTCCACGCCGGGGAGGGCGGCCAGCGCGCGCACGTGGTCCCCGGCGATCACTCCGGTGCCCGCGACCGCCACGCGCGTCATCGCGCAGCCTCCGCGGCGAGCGTGTTCGCACGGATGGCCACCAGTGCCGCAGTCGCCGGATGCTCGGTCAGGGTCGTGGAGGTGCCGCGTACGGCGGCTGCGACCTCGTCCAGCTCGCACGCGACTGCCGTCCGCATCCAGAGCGGTCCGGGTCCGCCGGTGTTGTAGGACTGCGCGGTCTCGGCGGACTCTCGCAGCGACTCGTCAGAGGCCGGGAGGTCGAACACACCTGTCACCTCGGCGATCAGACCGTCCTCGTAGCGCGTAACGGTTCCTGCCCGGAAGTCGGCCTCGACGCTCGCCTCGGTGCCGGAGATGCGGAACCACCACTCGGCCCGGTGGGCGGAGGTGGACACGCTGTGCCGTCCGAGTGCTCCCGAGGGTGTCCTCAGCTCGGTCACGATGTCGCTGTCCACCATGTGCTCACCATGCGCAAGGGGCGCGCCGGTCATGCTGAGGACTTCGCTCGGCTCGCCGAGCGCCCAGACGACCAGGTCGAGCTCGTGGATCTCGTGCAGCAGCTCCCCGCCGCTGCGGCGCCGGTCGAGCTTCCACCAGTCCCCCGGATCGTCAGGCAGGTGCACGACGCGTCTGCGGGCGCCGGCGGCCTCGATGATCTCGCCGAGGTCACCGCGGCGCGCCTGGGCGACCATCCGCCGCACACCGGGGAAGGACCGCATGACGTGGCCGACGATCAGCCGGCCGCGGGCTCCGCGCGCGGCGGCGAGGATGGAGCCGACCGAGTCCTCGTCGATGCCGAGCGGCTTCTCGACGAAGACGTGCTTGCCGGCGAGCAGTGCGGCGACCGCCGGCTCGGCGTGCAAGTGGTTGGGGGTGGCGACGACGACCAGGTCGACGGTGTCGTCGTCGACGAGCTCGGTGAAGCTCACGTACGCCCGCGCACTGTGGGCCTCGGCGAGGCGCTGGGAGGCGTCCGCTACGGGGTCGGCCACCGCGACGACGTCGAAGGAGTCGTGGCCGGCGCAGGCGCTGGCGATCATTGTTCCGAAGAAGCCGGCACCGACGACCCCGACCCGGATGGGGCTGCTCACGCGGCGCCTCCGATCGCCGCTTCTTCCACCGCTCCGACCGGGTGGTAGCAGCGGGCGGTGTGCAGCGGGACGGTCTGGAACCGCGTCAGCGGAGGCATCTCGGTCGCGCACTGCGCCGTCGCTTTCCAGCAGCGGGTGCGGAACGGGCATCCCGACGGCGGATGCACCGCCGACGGGACCGGCCCCTCCAACGTGATCGGCTCGACGTCCTCGACCAGGCTCGGCGTCGCGGACAGCAGCGCCTCCGTGTACGGGTGCCGCACCTCGCCGGGCACCGCCGCCGCAGGAGCGACCTCCACGATGCGGCCGAGATACATGGTGACGATCCGGTCGCTCATCCTGCGCACGGTCTGGATATCGTGCGAGATGAAGATCATGGCGAGATCGAATTCCGCCTTGAGCTCCAGCAGCAGATTGAGGATCTGCGCGCGGACGGAGACGTCGAGAGCGCTGGTCGGCTCGTCCGCGACCAGCACCGAGGGTTGGAGAGCGAGCGCCCGGGCGATGGCGACGCGCTGTCGCTGGCCTCCGGAGAGCTGAGCGGGAAGGGCGTCGGCCGCGCTGGAGGGGAGGCCGACGAGGTCCATCAGCTCCGCGACCCGCGCAGTGCGCTGCTTCGCGTCGCCGATGCCGTGAACGGTCAGCGGATCGCGCAGGATGCTCCTGACCGGCATACGGCGGTTGAGCGCGGTGGACGGGTCCTGGAACACCATGCCGACGTTCCGGCCGAACTTCGTGCGCCGGGCCGACGTGGACATCGTCCAGAGCGACTCGCCGTGGAAGAGCACCTCGCCGGAGGTCGGCTGCTGCAGCCCCACGATCGCCTTGGCCAGTGTGGATTTGCCGCAGCCGGACTCCCCCACGATCCCGACCGTCTCGCCCGCGCTCACAGCGAGGTCGGCGCCGGTCAGCGCGTAGACGGTGTCCTTGGCGAAGAGCTTCTCGCCGTTGATGCGGTGCTGCACGTGCACGTCGCGCAGTTCGAGGATCGGCTCACTCATGCCGGCACCTCCTTTCGTTCGAGCTGTCCGACCTCCCGGGCCGGATGGTGGCACGCCACCTCGTGGACGAGCACTGGCCCCTCGAGCTGAGGGTCCTCGCGCCGGCAGATCGCCGTCGCGGCCGGGCACCTGTCCGAGAACCGGCAGCCGGCGGGGAATGCGGCCGGCGACGGCACGACACCCTTGATCTGCGTCAGCTCGGCGTCGCCCGACTCCAGCGAGAGAACGGCCGAGAGCAGACCGCGCGTGTAGTGGTGGGCCGGCGCCCCCACGACCTCGTGGATCTCACCGGTCTCGGCGACCTGGCCGCCGTACATGACGACGACGCGGTCCACGATGTCTGAGACGAGGGCGAGGTCGTGCGAAACGAGGATGAGCGCGAAGCCCAGCTCTTCCTTCAGCCGGAGCAGGAGCTTCATCACCTGCGCCTGGACCGTCACATCGAGTGCCGTGGTGGGCTCGTCGGCCACGATCAGCTGGGGATCGCGGGAGAGCGCCATCGCGATGAGCACGCGCTGCCGCTGGCCGCCGGAGAGCTCGTGCGGGTAGGCCTTCAGAGTGCGGCCCGGGTCCAGGTTGACCAGCTCCAGCAGCTCCGCGGGCGTCCGGTGGCCGCCGCGGCGGGTCAGTTGGGTGAGCTGCTGTTTTATGGTCATCGCCGGGTTGAGCGAGCTGAGGGCGTCCTGGTAGATCATCGACATCCCGCGACCCATGAGCGCCCGGCGGTCGCGCGGCTTCATGCCGATGAGCTCCCGGCCGTCGAAGCGGATGCTTCCGCCGACCAGGGCGCCGCGCGGCTCCAGCCCCATGACCGCCAGGCTGGTGAGCGACTTGCCACAGCCGGACTCTCCGATCAGACCGAGGACCTCGCCGGGCCGCACGTCGAAGGAGACGCCGTCGACGACGTTCACTCCGTTGTGCCGGTCGGCGAACGAGATCGTGAGCCCGTCGACCGAGAGCACGGGGGCGATGTCGGGGATGGGTCTGACCCGGCGGCGGATCCGCTCCCCCGCCTGTCGCAGGCCGGTGATCTCGGCCACGGCGTGCTCGCCGCGGTCGACGTCCTCCGCCTCCGCCGTCACGGCCTGTGCGGCGGCCTTCGACGCCTTCGCCGACGGGGCGGCGATCGCGTCGGTGAGTCCCTCCGCGAGGATGTTCAGGCACAGGACGGTTGCGAAGATCACGAGGCCGGGGAAGAGCGTCGCCCACCAGCCTCCGGTCAGCAGCAGGTTCTTGCCGTCCGCGATGACGCTTCCCCACGAGGGGTTCGGCGGCTGGACGCCGGCGCCGATGAACGACAACGACGCCTCGAAGACGATGGCGTCGGCAACCATCACGGTGGAGAACACGAGGATGGGCGCGGCGATGTTGACCGCGACGTGCCGGGTTACGAGGAAGAAGCGCTTGGCGCCGATGATGCGCTCCGCCGCGATGTAGTCCTCGCCGTACTGCGACTGGACGTTGGCGCGCACGATCCGGGCGATGGACGGCATGTAGAGGAAGCCGATGGCCAGGATGAGGACGAAGACGTCCCGGCCGAAGACCGCGACCAGGACGGCGGCCAGGGCGATGCCGGGGAACGCCATGATGACGTCCAGTACGCGCATGATCGTCTCGTCGACGCCGCGGCGGCTTGTCGCCGCGAAGGCTCCGACGACCGCGCCGGCGATGAGGGCGAGGGCCGTCGCGCCGAGGCCGATCGCGAGTGACCAGCGACCGCCGTAGAGGAGTCGGCTGAAGATGTCGCGGCCCTGGCTGTCGAGCCCGAAGATGTGCGCGGCGCTCGGCGCCTTGTCGGCGGCGACGGACTGCATGTTCGGGTCGTACGGAGTGAGCAGCGGTGCGAGGATCACGGCCAGCACGATCACGGCCAGCACCGCGATGGCGAT is a window from the Leifsonia shinshuensis genome containing:
- a CDS encoding MFS transporter: MKPGRPNRPAYLTTRLERTSYNSFWFGQNLTFILVSTFLAVFYTTSLGIPAVVVGTIFLVARLWDAAVDPILATVIERTRLRGGKFKPWVKLAAITVPVMTVLCFGFQDQLGHADLGVRIAYGFVTYLIWGTIFAASDGPGYALSTVMTPEPSERNLILTNNHVTGLLGILVGIAIIPQLQTVTHGNWFITSAIISGLALLAMLPIRVAKERVQLPRTERPTIRQIWKSAGSNKYLVLAVVIGLIVNGTNFALTLSPFIASDIYGNPGAATVLLMASALPIVFIAPFGARLIRRFGKIPILAFSYIVSAVLALAMFFFARHDFTLLAILSVLRGVVTAPQLFIVPLMFSDSVEYDTYRQGRRFEAVTFAAQTMMTKASQAIGGGLALWIIGLAGYVSTTGAAVHQSTGALDAMWATYNLGAAIGCVLAVVILLCFYDLTEKKLQVMVEANRNRESVIEQ
- a CDS encoding family 20 glycosylhydrolase — protein: MSSTTTLPTVVPAVAAVIPAVASAVAGDGTIRVASGDLIAGPAELATVLLRFADDLATDARIGLRLETEAGPHVDAAATIVVGFADHDLDDVAPAAGLRADGADPADADERYGIETADGRVRVWARTTEGAHRALTTLRQQLVALSADGAADLPAGRVVDGPLFAWRGLSLDVGRTFHDIETIERVIDMCSLYKLNVLHLHLTEDAGWRFEVPGWPLLAEVGGAGALGGRPGGHYSPADLAALGRYAADRFVTLVPEVDLPGHTQAAFRSYPELAPASAPEAEAAASLGVAIGTLDLDRGPTRRFVQDALAAAAEQFPASAYLHIGGDEAFGMPDADHAAFVDFAVATVRELGRRAIGWQEVARADVGPDEVVQYWVEPREMAAMMESEAFSSMIPAEVLPLLTETMRKSFDDIPAATAKGARVLVSVGRHLYLDRPHPEPTGDDAQEALRSRVGLPMVPPASLRDGVEWDPLEVTPGIDSLEALAGVEAAVWGETVTGRDDLEFLLLPRLAGVGERAWSAAPTEWDEYAGRLAHGPRVWDRRGWTWYRPGSIDWAD
- a CDS encoding SIS domain-containing protein; this translates as MSETFSASVAVERMAIELASQPVCWARAATMTDAQRSLPARGERIAVIGCGTSWFMAQSYAWLRESRGFGETDAFAASESFVDRGYDAVVALTRSGTTTEVLELADRLRGRVRTIGVIGDPGSPLVDLVDEAITLPFADEESVVQTRFATTALALFRASLGEDLAPAIADAQRAVAEELDPELVAAEQYTFLGRGWSVGLAHEAALKMREASQSWTESYPSMEYRHGPISIAAPGRVTWQFGAAPAGLADDVAVTGARFEAGQLDPMAELVRAQRVALARARAKGLNPDQPRNLARSVILAG
- a CDS encoding ROK family protein; amino-acid sequence: MTSASTPSVPGIGGGAAVLAFDVGGTDIKAAIFDGDGVAHGLRRTATPRAGADTPMALAQRLASLSAELRAAAPAVIPVAAGVLVPGIVDADRGIAVTSANLGWRNAPIKKLMGSTLGIPVGFDHDVHAAGLAEHRLGAARGYDDVVVLVIGTGISGSLVLGGRVHRAGGFAGEIGHSPVADGPACSCGASGCLEAVASAGAIVRSYAQLSGDAGVLGASDVLDRVRLGDPHAVQVWETALDALALSLTQLTAFLAPRAIVIGGGLSRAGADLFGPLRSRVDARLSFHHRPAIVPAQLQGNAGLLGAGLIARDSLPAHARAHAAPPWSHG
- a CDS encoding 1-phosphofructokinase family hexose kinase, with the protein product MILTVTPNPALDLTWHIDRLRPHTTHRADAALARAGGKGLNVARVAAQQGLDVVAVTTAGGPVGAEFAAELVASGLPHLLVPVAGATRRTAAFVDAATGDATIVNERGVNPTAAEWDALLRTVRDELHRVTVLVVSGSIPAGAPSTFVSALVCLAREYGIPSVVDVSGPGLLRAADAGADVLKPNRQELAEATGIEDPIAASRSLLRRGARLVLASLGSEGMLAVTPDAAWHARLPERLAGNPTGAGDAAVAAVAAHLHRANRDPQSILRTAVAWSAAAVLMPAAGEISPLHPDLRRRVVVEAADRQDSA